In Rhodococcus rhodochrous, a single genomic region encodes these proteins:
- a CDS encoding N-acetylmuramoyl-L-alanine amidase, with amino-acid sequence MRPLRHGDHGPAVAEIRSTLAGLGFLHNEPEESGDWMGSDVAFDRELDGAVRAFQQQRGLLVDGIVGPATYRSLKEASYKLGARTLMYQLSAPLYGDDVAALQTRLQDLGFYVDRVDGYFGPKTHEGLCSFQREIGLASDGICGAETLRSLELLGTRVSGGSPHAISEEEIVRRSGPQLSGKRIVIDPGLGGNTHGIIVPSPHGPISEADILWDLARRLEGRMAATGMETFLSRPYHVNPTDVERAGTSNAFGADLMISLRCDASRSPAANGIASFHYGNSHGSESMIGQVLSVYIQREIVARTTLQDCRSHGRTWDLLRLTNMPTVQIDLGYLTNEHDAALLADPRSRDTIAEAILIAVKRLYLLGQDDQPTGTYTFAELLAEELSISDSH; translated from the coding sequence ATGCGCCCTCTTCGTCACGGCGACCACGGTCCGGCGGTCGCCGAGATCCGGAGCACCTTGGCCGGCCTGGGCTTCCTGCACAACGAGCCCGAGGAGTCGGGCGACTGGATGGGATCGGACGTCGCATTCGATCGTGAACTCGACGGAGCAGTGCGCGCGTTCCAGCAGCAGCGCGGTCTTCTCGTCGACGGGATCGTGGGACCCGCGACCTACCGTTCCCTGAAGGAAGCGTCGTACAAGCTCGGTGCGCGCACCCTGATGTATCAGCTCTCCGCTCCGCTCTACGGCGACGACGTCGCGGCCCTGCAGACCCGCCTGCAGGATCTCGGCTTCTACGTCGACCGCGTGGACGGCTACTTCGGTCCGAAGACCCACGAGGGTCTGTGCTCCTTCCAGCGCGAGATCGGACTCGCCTCCGACGGCATCTGCGGTGCCGAGACACTGCGCTCGCTCGAACTGCTCGGCACGCGCGTGTCGGGTGGGTCGCCCCACGCGATCTCCGAGGAGGAGATCGTGCGCCGCTCCGGTCCTCAGCTCAGCGGCAAGCGCATCGTCATCGACCCGGGTCTCGGTGGCAACACCCACGGCATCATCGTGCCGAGCCCCCACGGCCCGATCTCCGAGGCCGACATCCTGTGGGATCTCGCGCGCCGGCTCGAAGGCCGGATGGCGGCGACGGGCATGGAGACCTTCCTGTCGCGGCCGTACCACGTGAATCCGACCGACGTGGAACGCGCGGGCACGTCCAACGCGTTCGGCGCCGACCTCATGATCTCGCTGCGGTGCGACGCGAGCCGCAGCCCCGCCGCGAACGGCATCGCGAGCTTCCACTACGGCAACTCGCACGGTTCCGAATCGATGATCGGCCAGGTGCTGTCCGTTTACATCCAGCGCGAGATCGTCGCCCGCACGACCCTGCAGGACTGCCGCAGCCACGGCCGCACCTGGGATCTGCTGCGTCTGACGAACATGCCGACGGTGCAGATCGATCTCGGTTACCTCACCAACGAGCACGACGCCGCGCTGCTCGCCGATCCGCGCAGCCGCGACACCATCGCCGAGGCGATCCTCATTGCAGTGAAGCGGCTGTACCTGCTCGGCCAGGACGACCAGCCGACCGGCACGTACACCTTCGCCGAGTTGCTCGCCGAGGAACTGTCCATCTCCGACAGCCACTAG
- the trxA gene encoding thioredoxin, producing the protein MADKNTVTITDSSFVEDVLQSEKPVLVDFWATWCGPCKMVAPVLEEIAAEHGDKLTVAKLDIDANPSAARDYQVMSIPTMILFSGGKPTKTIVGAKGKAALLRDLADVL; encoded by the coding sequence GTGGCCGACAAGAACACCGTCACCATCACCGACTCGTCGTTCGTCGAGGACGTACTGCAGTCCGAGAAGCCCGTCCTCGTCGACTTCTGGGCCACCTGGTGCGGTCCGTGCAAGATGGTCGCTCCGGTTCTCGAGGAGATCGCGGCCGAGCACGGCGACAAGCTGACCGTCGCCAAGCTCGACATCGACGCCAATCCGTCGGCCGCACGTGACTACCAGGTCATGTCGATTCCCACGATGATCCTCTTCTCCGGTGGCAAGCCGACGAAGACGATCGTGGGGGCCAAGGGCAAGGCGGCGTTGCTTCGGGATCTCGCGGACGTCCTGTAG
- the trxB gene encoding thioredoxin-disulfide reductase codes for MTTSPTIHDLIIVGSGPAGYTAAIYAARAELAPLVFEGTQFGGELMTTTEVENFPGFKDGIMGPELMDQMREQALRFGADLRTEDVDEMDLTGAVKTVVANGETYRSHAVILAMGAEPRYLGVPGESQLLGRGVSACATCDGFFFRDQDIAVVGGGDSAMEEATFLTRFARSVTLIHRREEFRASKIMLERARANEKIRFVTNAKVAEVQGENSVTNLVLEDTVTGERSDLPVTGLFVAVGHDPRSSLVKGQVDLDDEGYVKVSAPSTATSVPGVFAAGDLVDHTYRQAITAAGTGCSASIDAERWLVANREVEAPTLAEA; via the coding sequence ATGACGACCTCGCCCACGATTCACGACCTCATCATCGTCGGTTCGGGACCGGCCGGATACACCGCCGCCATCTACGCGGCCCGCGCTGAACTCGCCCCGCTCGTCTTCGAGGGAACGCAGTTCGGTGGCGAGCTCATGACCACCACCGAGGTCGAGAACTTCCCGGGCTTCAAGGACGGGATCATGGGCCCCGAACTCATGGACCAGATGCGCGAGCAGGCACTGCGTTTCGGCGCCGATCTGCGCACCGAGGACGTCGACGAGATGGACCTCACGGGCGCGGTCAAGACGGTCGTCGCCAACGGCGAGACCTACCGCAGCCATGCCGTCATCCTCGCCATGGGCGCCGAGCCGCGTTACCTCGGTGTGCCCGGTGAGTCGCAGCTGCTCGGCCGCGGCGTCTCCGCCTGCGCGACCTGCGACGGCTTCTTCTTCCGCGACCAGGACATCGCCGTCGTCGGCGGCGGCGACTCCGCGATGGAGGAAGCGACCTTCCTGACGCGCTTCGCCCGCAGTGTCACCCTCATCCACCGCCGCGAGGAGTTCCGCGCGTCGAAGATCATGCTCGAGCGCGCCCGCGCCAACGAGAAGATCCGCTTCGTCACCAACGCGAAGGTCGCCGAGGTGCAGGGCGAGAACAGCGTCACCAACCTCGTCCTCGAGGACACCGTCACCGGCGAGCGCAGCGACCTGCCCGTCACCGGTCTGTTCGTCGCCGTCGGCCACGACCCGCGCAGCTCGCTCGTCAAGGGTCAGGTCGACCTCGACGACGAGGGCTATGTGAAGGTCTCGGCGCCGTCCACCGCGACCTCCGTGCCGGGTGTCTTCGCCGCGGGCGACCTCGTCGACCACACCTACCGCCAGGCGATCACCGCCGCCGGCACCGGATGCTCGGCGTCCATCGACGCGGAGCGGTGGCTCGTCGCGAACCGTGAGGTCGAGGCGCCCACGCTCGCCGAGGCCTGA